Proteins from one Bufo gargarizans isolate SCDJY-AF-19 unplaced genomic scaffold, ASM1485885v1 fragScaff_scaffold_773_pilon, whole genome shotgun sequence genomic window:
- the LOC122922833 gene encoding G2/mitotic-specific cyclin-B1-like: protein MSLRITRNMLSNAENNVKGAVVGKRAVKPGLRPRTALGDIGNRAETKAPAKKDLKPVVKVLKKSKAVEKETEQKVEHVCPPVPEMEPSPMETSGCLPDELCQAFSDVLIQVKDVDADDDGNPMLCSEYVKDIYSYLRSLEDAQSVRPKFLQGQEVTGNMRAILVDWLVQVQMKFRLLQETIFMTVGIIDRFLQENPVPKNQLQLVGVTAMFLAAKYEEMYPPEIGDFTFVTDHTYTKAQIREMEMNILRTLKFAIGRPLPLHFLRRTSKIGEVTAEQHSLAKYLMELVMVDYEMVHYPPSQIAAAASCLSLKVFNAGEWTPTLQHYTAYSEEALLPVMQHMAKNVVKVNRGLTKHMTVKNKYASSKQMKISSVPQLRSEVLVQLARPLVS, encoded by the exons AACATGCTGTCTAATGCTGAGAACAACGTGAAGGGCGCTGTGGTGGGAAAGCGGGCGGTAAAACCCGGCCTCCGACCCCGCACCGCCCTTGGGGACATCGGGAACAGGGCTGAAACAAAGGCCCCAGCAAAGAAG gatcTGAAACCAGTCGTCAAAGTGTTGAAGAAAAGCAAGGCCGTGGAGAAGGAGACGGAGCAGAAGGTGGAACATGTCTGCCCCCCAGTCCCGGAG ATGGAGCCCAGTCCCATGGAGACATCGGGGTGCCTCCCAGACGAGCTGTGCCAGGCCTTCTCTGACGTCCTTATACAAGTGAAGGACGTGGATGCAGATGATGATGGGAACCCCATGCTGTGCAGTGAATATGTGAAGGACATCTACTCTTATCTCCGGAGCCTGGAG GATGCTCAATCGGTGAGGCCGAAATTTCTCCAAGGACAGGAGGTGACTGGTAACATGCGTGCAATACTGGTTGACTGGCTGGTCCAGGTCCAGATGAAGTTCCGTCTGCTGCAGGAAACTATATTCATGACTGTTGGGATAATCGACAGATTCTTGCAG GAGAATCCAGTTCCCAAAAATCAGCTGCAGCTTGTTGGGGTGACAGCTATGTTTCTTGCTGCCAAGTATGAAGAGATGTACCCTCCGGAGATTGGAGACTTCACTTTTGTAACAGACCACACTTACACAAAGGCTCAGATCAGGGAGATGGAAATGAACATTCTCCGCACGCTGAAGTTTGCTATTGGGAGACCCCTTCCCCTTCATTTCCTCAGGAGAACCTCTAAGATAGGAGAG GTCACTGCTGAACAGCACAGTTTAGCTAAGTATTTGATGGAGCTGGTTATGGTTGACTATGAGATGGTGCACTACCCACCCTCACAGATAGCTGCGGCAGCCTCCTGTCTGTCCCTTAAAGTCTTCAATGCTGGAGAATGG ACCCCGACACTACAGCACTACACAGCGTATTCCGAGGAAGCTCTGCTTCCTGTCATGCAGCATATGGCCAAGAACGTAGTAAAGGTCAACAGAGGCCTCACCAAGCATATG ACTGTGAAGAATAAATATGCAAGCAGCAAACAGATGAAGATCAGCAGTGTCCCGCAGCTGAGGTCGGAGGTGCTGGTGCAGCTGGCGCGCCCGCTCGTGTCTTAA